The region TGCCAGAATCATCTGTACTTAAATTAAAATCTAGGACCAAACCGCCATCCCCAACTAGGACAGTACACTGCAATACAGGCTGGATTTTTTTGAGGGATTTCTTTCTCCGGCATTGTCCCAAAGGTACAGGGTGCTGATCCACTCCGTAGTTCCCTTCACGAGTAAGTGCTAGACAGCCTGCCCGAACTCTGTCCAGCAAATTTCTGACTTGCCAGAGAGGGTCAGTATCAGAGCTATTTGTGCTATTACTGAATCCTACAGGTCTTTGTGCACTGCTACGTGCATTAGCAATGTGGTGCGTTTCGTCCTCCAGAGCACTGACCTCGCCAGTGTCCTGCGGCCACCGTCGCGTGCAATGTGCGCGGCTGCGTGTGTTGTGCGCGTGCTCGGTCCTTGCTGTGCCGGTCTGAGGGCTTGCACGCGTTTGCGTGAGGCCAGCTGGCTGTGGATCTGACCTTTGCTCGCAGGCTCTGTTAGTGGGGATGTTACGATGAGCGGCGGGGTCCGTTATTGTTGATCTGTGCGTCGTATCTGAACCGTCCCCGTGGGCTGCTGTTGCGGTTCCCTCGGAGTCTGGGCTTGGGTGGGTCCCGGGCCCCTCCACGTTGGCGACCTCCCCACCTCTGTGCTCGCTGTGCCTACTGCCACCTGCTTCCCCGGGGGTCTCCAGGTCCTCAGCGTGACGTGCAAGTCTCAGCTTCTGCGCCAGCAGGAAAAACCGAGAAGCGTGCATGGCATCGGCAATCAGGGGCACTCTGGTGAAGTCCTGCCAGTACAACTTCTTATCCGGGAACTGAGCGTGGAAAagtggagagaggggaaaagacgggggaaaaaaatgcatttgataagactttgcatttcatttttctgaaGATCAGAAATGCATCCCGGCATatgcaaacaaaatgaaagaatgtCGAGACTAACATTCAGACTTCTCATTCCGTCATTCATTGGCCGTTAAGATTGCATTGCCTTACTGCAGCAAGGGAACATATGTATGAGCATAACCTTACAAAGAGAATTACGCGTAAAGTACCCAGACATTACTAACCTTCAGTGTTCCCATTGCAATGTGGATTCCAACAAACTGAGCCACCTCTTTGGACGTGACTGAGTTGGAGGCTTCAGACAAGGTGGTGTTACAGTGTGCAATTTCGTCCCATGTTTCCCAGTCCAAATATTGGGAAAAATATTCAACTGGGGTCCGCCCTTCTTTCCGCCCCCCTTCAGCGTTCCCTTCGGGCACAGAGCCACCAGGCCTCTCTTCAACCGGAATACTAAAGAGCAGGAAGTGGAAAATTTGTGTTAAAAGAAACAACCCCCCAAAATTCAGTCAACCGGTTAGCATTCAACAACTGTGTCAAACACCGTGTACTAGATGGATGTATATATACCCTGGGTATTTTCTGCACATTATGCCCAAGGATGCATGAACCAGACACAAAATACAGTTAATGAAACACAGAGATATAttcttaaaaaatgaaaacaatcccGGTTGAGACACATTTGCAGATCCCAATGATCATTACTGAGATTACTGCTCTCCCAAGGAGGGTATGTTCTGATCATGATTAAAGCCAGGAGCTTGCTATGCATGACTGAGACCAAGCCATTGACTACTTGAAATTGAGATGGTCCTGGGAAAAATGAGAAATCGCAGGCATTAAACAGGAAAGTGAAAAAAGTCCATATGAACATAGTTTCATTTTAACTagacaaaataatgcaaaaacaaGCTTGTGTCTCATGCTGTGATCTTTACCAGCACACTCAGTTGGCTAATCCTTGATTGATGAAACCAAAGTGATTTCTTGTGACTCCGTTAATCTATGTTTTGAGCTCCACTTTTGGCATGACAAATGCATGTGGACACAAAGTAGACAACGGAAACCACGGAAAGTACTCACAGGGAACATTAGATGAAAGCAGTGGAAATTGCGAGTCATTAGCGTCTTTGCCATTGCGAGTGATTAACGTTGCCTTGCCAAAATGAGCTTGAAAATCAGGCCAGGAGTTTGCAGTGAAACCCATTTGTGCATAACAAAGAAAAAGCCCCAGTTTTGTGATGCCTATAGTGCTTTGTTCTTTTGAACCAGACCACTGCGACCTTTCATCACTAAATATCTTTAGCTACATTTTAACAGAATCTGGTGATAGTTCCCAGGTGTTCACCTGTGTTCACAAAGAGTTGCACTGAGCTTTTTCCTTTCTCCTAAAATTGTCTTGGAGACAGATGATGTATATCACTGGGCTGAATAACACACTATTTCAGAAAAGATGATTCAACCAAGTAGACTACACACCAGCAAATAATCCTGCCAGAGGTAAAGGTAACTTAAACTCAAATTTAAAACCGCCATGTTCCTGTAAACCTGTGCTGGAATAGGAACATAAGGAAcataattatcataattataatcataacagggcggcctgtagtgtagtggctaatgtacacgactgggacccgcaaggttggtggttcgatccccggtgtagccacaataagatccacacagccgttgggcctttgggcaaggcccttatccctgcattgctccaggggaggattgtctcatgcttagtctaatcaactgtacgtcgctttagataaaagcgtcagccaaatgacatgtaatgtaaaaagtgaaatgcaaataaatacaacgGAAGCTAGATCATTACAAAGAGCACAATATCAttctgtgtgggctgtgtgtttgttctgtgtgtgtgtgtgtgtgtgtgtgggggttcctccaggtactccagtttgtttccacagtccaaagacatgcaggttgggctAACTGGATCGTCTAAATTGTCCATTGgtaaaagtcactttgatcacatttcttccccattctgccatttggtctgaacaacatctgaacctcttgaccacatctgaatgcttttatgcatttagttgctgccacatgattgcctgattaaatatttgcattaacacgctggtctacctaataaattgttcactgagtgtaagtgCTACCTTTAGAGCAGACTTACCTAAATCTTGATCGATCATGTTTTTCTGTGATAATGGAGCCACTGCTACTGCTGTCATGGTAACAGGCCATGGTAAAGGCTTCCTCCTCAGGCTCAGAATCAGAACTATCTGAGTGTTCCGTATCAGACTTTTGCAGGAGGAATTCTAAAAGTTCCGCTGTGTTCTGCTGCTCTGTGTTCAGTTCACCTGTTGGAAGATCCATAATTATCAGGCTACCTCCATTGACACAAATGAGCTTCCGTCAGTGCAAAGTAGGCTACTCTGTTCTTTGATTTTGAGTTTCCTTTACAGAAATTAAGTATGGCAGGTAaaatgtttatgcaaatattcaTTTATGAGACTCATTTGTTTCTATTCTTAGCTCAAAGATATTGACACATGGAGACCTGGGTTAAATCTGGGCTATATAACAAACATAGCAACACTTATGGATGGGAATGAGAAAACAGCAAGCAATCTGGAAATAACAGGTAGTAGTTCCTGTGCTTATACAAtgattcccagtgtagccacaataagatctgcacagccgttgggcctttgagcaagacccttaaccctgcattgacccaggggaggattgtctcctgcttagtctaatcaactatgcgtcactctggataagagcgtctgccaaatgccattaatgtaaatgtaatgtaatacttaaATGAATACGTAAACTGTCACATTAATCCTACCTCACACATTTTCTATCCCTCTTGTCAGGCAGTAATGTGTGGGGTTGATAAACAGGTCCATGTTGAATGCAACATAAGAATTTACCTTCCCCcgtacaaacaaacacatttggcTGTGGCCCCGTCTGTGTCatcatctctctgctctgtccACATTCCTCATTTTCAGCAACACGCTCCTCTGCCCCACACCCTGGGGGCACAGACACCCCTGCCCAGGAGAGCAGCGGGGGAAAGCATTGTCAAAACATTACATATCACTTAAGCAGAAAAACTATCAGAATGGATGTCATAGGTTGTAAGCTGTAATGTCGCTGTATGTTTTATAGTTTGATACTGTGAACTCAGTCCTTACAGATTGCACCACTGTTGGTGTAGGGGCCAGAATGGAGGTCTGACACCAGTGGTCCATCTCCTCTGGCGTGACCTTGGTCAACTTGCTGATCCAGGGCTGCTGCCCGAGACACCAACAGAACTGAGAGACTATGTTCTCTCTGAGGAGGATCCAAggccacctccctctcctcttccttcaCTCGAAAGACTATGCACTGCTCGCCACCACGGACCTCAACGTCAAGTGCCAATGGGGAAGCACTGACTGCACCTTCCCTATACTCAtctcctccaccttctctgtCTTCAAGTAGCATGGCCTCAGAATCTGCAATAGACAAGAGGAATCACTTTACTATGCAGGTTGCTTTAAATTGACCGATAGCAGGTCAGAGGGttgacaaatacatttctcaatGGCCAGTTCTGTCAATATAAGCTAATAGTATTCACAAAAGAAAGGCCTGAATGTACCCAAAATATCACCAAAATTGACAGTTAAATGAAAGTATTAGTTTCTCATTCAAACTTGGGAGTTCAGTCCTTGCCTAAATTAAGTTGTTTTTGTGAAGAATAGAAATGACCCTTGCCTATATTTGACAAAGGTAGGGGTACCCAAGTCGAACCAAAGGACtaatgttgattgaattcaggCCAAAATGTGGATGGTAACAGCTAAGTTATGTACATTTCCAGCAAACCTACCTGCACAAGTGTTGCCGTCAGCCCTCATCTCCTCATTTGGCACCTCCGTGTGTCCACATTCTGGGAACTCTTGAGGCTCATCCAAAACGAGAGGATTCTCTTCCTTCACTAAAAACACCCGAACTCCTCCTTGCTGCTCGTAGGGATGTACCTGACCAACAATGGCTCCTCCCACACTTGCAGGGGAAGCAGACGGTTCGTTTTGGCAGGGCACCACATCCTGGGAGTAGTCCTCTACCTTAATCACCTGACCTGTCACAGCCCCCATCAGTGCCATTCCACGGGCTCGGCTTTGGGGACTCGTTTCCAGGGAGGTACGATTCACCTGCTTTAAATGAAAGGTTATAGATCATGCATCTTCAGCCACTGAATGTAAGCTTCACGTTCTAGCAGTAGGTATGACAGCATTTCAGTTATAACAAGCTTTAATTTAGGGTCTGTGAAATGTAGGCAGTTATTGATGCAAACAGATGCTTGTCATGATAATTATTATGCATCTTGACAGTTTCCTTTCAAATCAATCAATACACATTTAATAATGATAAACACCAGCTATATTAGAGCGTTATAAGGTATTCCAATTACTCATTTTTACTAACtacttttcatctttttttcgtATTTATTGAAGATAATTCTCACCAGTCTAGTGTCATTCTGCAGTTCATTCTGGCattccctgctctctccctcatccctTCGTCTGCCGGCAAAGAACCTCTCAAACAGGATGGATGGAGATTGGCAATCCCTTGGCTCCCTGGCTTGGTCTTCTGTTCCCACTACTtccatctcctcctctgctTTCAAAACCTCCACACTTGTGGTGACAGACTCCAGCTCAAAAACAATCTGCTCATCAGAGGACTCCTCTAAAGATGCTGGGAGACAGGACTCAGGGATGCCTGTGCCCAACAGGAGCTCTCCCTGTGGACACCTGGGTTCTACATTCTGCTGCTGGAGGTGGACTTTAAAGGAAGCAGATCTGGAATGGTGGAAAGGCTCCGCTCCTTCCTCATCCTTGATTGGGGAATCATCAGAGAGTGACTGCAGCTGAAAGATCACCTGGCACCCTTCTGTCCCTGCCTCAGATTCTGGTTCTCTTGTGATGTCCAAGctattcctcctcctccctcctctctggtcaccgcccctccctctccttctgctgTTCCTCCCAGCACTCTCCCTGTCAagccttctcctccctccatccctcctctctACTTCTATCTCCTCTTCTTCTTGCTTGATTTCAGTGCAATCTCCAGAACAGGAGCTCACTTGTGCATTTGACTGCACTGATGCTGTACTGACACTTGGACTCAAGTCCTGATTCTTGGCTTGAAGAGTGTTGGTTTCTGCAGATTTCTGCTGGCTTAACTGGGTTGTTTCCATGTCCAAATAGCAGGAAACTGTATGGGAGACTTCTGGAATGCCATCCAAGGCATGAGCACCATCCTGGGATAAGGCGCTGTCCTCCATATTTTGGTCTCCAACAGTGACTATGTCCACCTCAAGAAGTAGCTCCTCCTTAATGTCTTCCCCTATGACACTTTGGGCCTTGTGGACAGAGGTAGTAAGCTGGAGATTGGAAGCTGCCTCATCCTCACCCTCGTATTTCTCTTCAAATTCAGTTCCCTCAATCTGTCTTTCTTCTTTAGATTTCTCCAGGTGTTGGAAGTTTTGCAGCTGTGTTGTGGATGAGCGATCAAGTAATTGGTCACAGTTATGACTGCCTATGGATGTAGCCTGGAGATTTGGAGAAGAGGCACATACAGAAGTGGGAGATGTTGGAATAGCATCCAGTCGTGCACAATCTTTTGTGATCTTTACTCCACTCTGTACTCTGTTGTGGCTGTTATCTTCTGCACAATCCTTTGGGAGCTTCGCAATGCCATTATACTCCTCCCTTTGCTGTGTTTTTAAGTCCCCTGAGTGTTCACTTGCACTTGCACACATGTCTGAGGTAACACTTGGGACAGACTCCATGATTCTCTCCCCGTTGACTGTTTTTCCTCCTTCTTTACCTTCAATTTCTATGCAGGCAGTGGCAAGGGACAGGGATGGGGAGGGGTTCAGGGCTGGGAAAGAGACTCGCTCAACTCTATCACCTAATCCAATTTCCCCCATCTCCACCTCCATATCCCAATCTGTTGCAGCCTGCATGCCAAAATTATCCGGGTGGATTGTATTTCCGAGCACACTCTCACTCAACTTTGTTGCCGGGATCAGATCTAATGGTAGGCCCATTTCCCCAGCCAACCCAACATCACCTTCTCGACTCTGCAAAGCACCCTCTCCTGAATGTGGCAGAGTGGGGGTTTTGTCAGCTctaagttcacccaaactggtCAAGTCCTGTCCTTGGTGCGTTAATTCTTGGGTCAAACTCAGACCATGAGAggtttctctttctgtccttGTGGTATCCCCACAAACACTGCCATCCAAACTGCATTTGCTGGATCCATTGTCCAAGGCATGCACAGTTGACATGTGCTCCTCCAAGGGGAAAACTTCAGAGAATCTCTCACCACAATCCTCGCAAGCAAGCGCCCTCCGAGCATGCGGGGAACCCAGGGCTGTTTCTGCTGCtcctgcaatggaggctttgcgTTTACGGTTAGTCTTAGGCTTTACCTGAAAGGGGGAtggaagagggggaggaagcAGTGATATAGCCTGTTTTTGCTTCCTTTTTGCTTGGGGTTTTGGCTGTTTTTGGCTTGGCTTTTTCTTCGGTTGTtgagttttttttagtttttgcacCTGTGGTGCCTGAGAGCCTTGTGGGGATTTAGCAGCTTGCGATGGACAGGGTAGGAGTTGCTGTGGCTGCTGTTGGGTCTTACTGGGATCCAATTTATGAACCTTTAATTGTGGTTGTTTGTGTCCTTTCAGTAGTAGCAGGGATTGCTGcttcattttgtctttttctttatcTTCAGGAACTAGATTTTTCGGTTTCTTATTCTGATCTTGc is a window of Conger conger chromosome 1, fConCon1.1, whole genome shotgun sequence DNA encoding:
- the LOC133109862 gene encoding uncharacterized protein LOC133109862, which produces MGLPLDLIPATKLSESVLGNTIHPDNFGMQAATDWDMEVEMGEIGLGDRVERVSFPALNPSPSLSLATACIEIEGKEGGKTVNGERIMESVPSVTSDMCASASEHSGDLKTQQREEYNGIAKLPKDCAEDNSHNRVQSGVKITKDCARLDAIPTSPTSVCASSPNLQATSIGSHNCDQLLDRSSTTQLQNFQHLEKSKEERQIEGTEFEEKYEGEDEAASNLQLTTSVHKAQSVIGEDIKEELLLEVDIVTVGDQNMEDSALSQDGAHALDGIPEVSHTVSCYLDMETTQLSQQKSAETNTLQAKNQDLSPSVSTASVQSNAQVSSCSGDCTEIKQEEEEIEVERRDGGRRRLDRESAGRNSRRRGRGGDQRGGRRRNSLDITREPESEAGTEGCQVIFQLQSLSDDSPIKDEEGAEPFHHSRSASFKVHLQQQNVEPRCPQGELLLGTGIPESCLPASLEESSDEQIVFELESVTTSVEVLKAEEEMEVVGTEDQAREPRDCQSPSILFERFFAGRRRDEGESRECQNELQNDTRLVNRTSLETSPQSRARGMALMGAVTGQVIKVEDYSQDVVPCQNEPSASPASVGGAIVGQVHPYEQQGGVRVFLVKEENPLVLDEPQEFPECGHTEVPNEEMRADGNTCADSEAMLLEDREGGGDEYREGAVSASPLALDVEVRGGEQCIVFRVKEEEREVALDPPQREHSLSVLLVSRAAALDQQVDQGHARGDGPLVSDLHSGPYTNSGAIWVSVPPGCGAEERVAENEECGQSREMMTQTGPQPNVFVCTGEGELNTEQQNTAELLEFLLQKSDTEHSDSSDSEPEEEAFTMACYHDSSSSGSIITEKHDRSRFSIPVEERPGGSVPEGNAEGGRKEGRTPVEYFSQYLDWETWDEIAHCNTTLSEASNSVTSKEVAQFVGIHIAMGTLKFPDKKLYWQDFTRVPLIADAMHASRFFLLAQKLRLARHAEDLETPGEAGGSRHSEHRGGEVANVEGPGTHPSPDSEGTATAAHGDGSDTTHRSTITDPAAHRNIPTNRACEQRSDPQPAGLTQTRASPQTGTARTEHAHNTRSRAHCTRRWPQDTGEVSALEDETHHIANARSSAQRPVGFSNSTNSSDTDPLWQVRNLLDRVRAGCLALTREGNYGVDQHPVPLGQCRRKKSLKKIQPVLQCTVLVGDGGLVLDFNLSTDDSGREVTLQRIPRDKESGEAMVFLCKEELCTPAVLERLLVGGVRSAGRVGGVRGEVGDEFVSSDGKLTLLRCQQGFILSTLTERQARQFSLLKDFEGVQKDVQLHRDLLRLYRTPLTASSPARWPQSVLWRLTDLALVNSWLQFRQDGGHKSLSLMAFRLQVAKALIHTNRASMPQSAPPHPPAPKLPRQDRAASPAPLSVLSLPDTASRYDGLGHWPEQVAEGEGARCRFGGCERTSRVRCLKCCVFLCISRNHNCFLKFHIQGSA